The Candidatus Thermoplasmatota archaeon sequence GACGGCGCGCTCGTGGCGCGAGGTCGCGCGCGTCGTGCGGGCGTGGCGCTAACCGAACACCTTCGCGGCGTTCTGCCAAAGGATGCCCTCGATCGCCTGCGCCGGAAGCGCGAGGCGCTCGAACGCCTGCCAGTGCGCGCGAAGCGACTTCACGCCCGGGCTCGGCCAGTCGCTTCCGTAGAGGCACTTGTCCGCGACCTCGCCGAGACGCGGGAGCACCTCGAGCAGCTTCGCGGGCGGGATGCCGCTCAGGTCGAGGCGCACGTTCGCGTGCCGGCGCGCGAGAAAGAAGGCGGTGTCGTACCAGAGGGGACGCCCCGCGTGCGCGAGGATGAGCGTGAGGCGCGGATGGTCCACCGCGACGTCGTCCGCGTGGATGGGGTCCGCGAATCGGTTCTTCGCGCCCGGGAACACGCTCGTGCCCGTGTGGATCGTGACGGGCATCCCGAGCCGCTCCGCCTCCGCGTAGACCGGCGCGAGGCGCTCGTCGTGCGGATAGAGGAGCTGGTGCGCGGGGTGGACCTTGAGCGCGCGGATGCCGAGCGCGTGGAGGCGGCGCACCTCCGCGGCCGCGTCCTCGACGGTGCCCGGGAGGACGGAGCCCATCGCGACGAGGCGCGGCTCGCCGCGCGCGTAGGCGGCGATCCAGTCGTTGACCTCGGGCGGGAAGCCCATGACGCGCGGGCTCACGTAGTTCACGAGCACCGCGCGCGCGATGCCTTCGCGGTCGAGGTGCGCGAGGAAGGCCGCGCGGTCGCGCTGGAACGCCTGGATGGCGTCCGCGTCGTCGCGACCGCGGACCATCGCGTCGCGCACCTCCGGCCTCAGGTGCTCCCAGGGCTGGAGGTGCACGTGCGCGTCGAAGACGCGACGACCCGCCGCCATGCCGGACCTACGCCTTGCCGGTCGCGCGCGCCTTCTCGACGGCGTCGGGCTCGTTGGGGTCGAAGTAGTACCCGTAGAGCACGCCCGCGAGGAGGCCGCCCACGAGCGGGCCGATCCAGTACACGAACCAGTTCGCGTAGTGCGAGGAGGCGACCGCGGTGCCGAACCAGCGCGCGGGGTTCATCGCGGCGCCCGTGAGCGGGCCGCCCATGAGGATGTCGAGCGTCACCGTGAGGCCGATCGCGAGACCGCCGATGCGGGCGCTGTTGCGCTTGTCGATCGTGCCGAAGACGACGAAGACGAGGAAGAAGGTGAGGATCGCCTCGATGATGATGCCCGTCGTCGACGACACGGCCTGGAGCGTCTCCGACCCCGCGTTGAGGTCGGGCGTCGCCGAGGCGACCTGGGCCTTCGTGAAGATCGTCACGAGGATGATGCCGGCGAGCGCCGCGCCGATGAGCTGCGACAGGCCGTACACGAGGGCGGTCTTCGGGTCGATGCGCCGCCCGACGAGGAGGCCGAAGGTGACGGCCGGGTTGAACTGGCCGCCCGAGACGTGCCCGAGCGCGGTGACGAGCGCCGCGATCGTAAGACCATGCGCGAGCGCGATCGCGACGATGTCCGTCGGACCTGGTCCGAAGTAGCCCGCCGTCCACGCGGCGATGGCGCCGCCGCCCACGAAGACCAGCGCGAAGGTTCCGATCGCCTCGGCGACCGCGCCTCGACCGATGTCTGCCATGTCGGGTTCTCCCGGCGCGGCGAACGTCCGCGGTGGATAAGGGGATTCCGCTCCGCGTTCGCTCGCTTCCTCTGCTTCCGCTGGATCGTGTTCCAAAAATCTTTATGGGTTGTATCGCATTGATGGGTCGATGATTTCGCGCTCAATCATATTTTGGACATCACTACTTTGCTGTTAGCAA is a genomic window containing:
- a CDS encoding MIP family channel protein, which encodes MADIGRGAVAEAIGTFALVFVGGGAIAAWTAGYFGPGPTDIVAIALAHGLTIAALVTALGHVSGGQFNPAVTFGLLVGRRIDPKTALVYGLSQLIGAALAGIILVTIFTKAQVASATPDLNAGSETLQAVSSTTGIIIEAILTFFLVFVVFGTIDKRNSARIGGLAIGLTVTLDILMGGPLTGAAMNPARWFGTAVASSHYANWFVYWIGPLVGGLLAGVLYGYYFDPNEPDAVEKARATGKA
- a CDS encoding amidohydrolase family protein, whose translation is MAAGRRVFDAHVHLQPWEHLRPEVRDAMVRGRDDADAIQAFQRDRAAFLAHLDREGIARAVLVNYVSPRVMGFPPEVNDWIAAYARGEPRLVAMGSVLPGTVEDAAAEVRRLHALGIRALKVHPAHQLLYPHDERLAPVYAEAERLGMPVTIHTGTSVFPGAKNRFADPIHADDVAVDHPRLTLILAHAGRPLWYDTAFFLARRHANVRLDLSGIPPAKLLEVLPRLGEVADKCLYGSDWPSPGVKSLRAHWQAFERLALPAQAIEGILWQNAAKVFG